A section of the Engystomops pustulosus chromosome 3, aEngPut4.maternal, whole genome shotgun sequence genome encodes:
- the ARL14 gene encoding ADP-ribosylation factor-like protein 14: MGLAGSAHSKVKHARILLLGLDAAGKSTVLYKFKFKEPFSTIPTVGFNVEMIQTEKHLQLTIWDVGGQEKMRSFWCYYFENTDGLVYVVDSTNKHTLDEAKKQFQFILQNELIKNVPVVLLANKQDLPGALNADEITRKFNMKKYCSDRDWYVQPCCAITGQGLAEGFNKVTEFVKRSKDDSVRFTKQNVTLKTSRKM; the protein is encoded by the coding sequence ATGGGCTTGGCAGGTTCTGCTCATTCCAAGGTGAAACACGCCAGAATCCTGCTACTCGGCCTGGATGCAGCAGGGAAATCTACTGTTCTGTATAAGTTCAAGTTCAAGGAGCCCTTTTCAACGATCCCTACAGTGGGGTTTAATGTGGAGATGATACAAACTGAGAAGCATCTGCAGTTAACTATTTGGGATGTTGGAGGACAAGAGAAGATGAGATCTTTCTGGTGCTACTACTTTGAAAATACTGATGGACTGGTCTACGTGGTGGACAGCACTAATAAACACACTTTGGATGAAGCAAAGAAACAATTTCAGTTCATCCTCCAGAACGAGTTAATAAAGAATGTGCCGGTGGTCTTACTGGCCAACAAGCAAGACCTGCCTGGAGCTCTGAATGCCGATGAAATTACTCGAAAATTTAACATGAAGAAATACTGCAGTGACCGCGATTGGTATGTCCAGCCATGTTGTGCCATTACAGGCCAGGGTCTAGCTGAAGGCTTTAACAAAGTGACGGAATTTGTGAAAAGATCGAAAGATGATTCTGTGAGATTCACCAAGCAGAATGTAACACTGAAAACGTCTCGTAAAATGTGA